The Xanthomonas sp. DAR 34887 genome has a segment encoding these proteins:
- the tssK gene encoding type VI secretion system baseplate subunit TssK, protein MHNNKVVWSEGLFLRPQHLQQQERYLERYVELRAGGLHAHGWGFSELELETDLLAIGKLGIRRARGVFPDGTPFAMPGDDPLPPALDVEPNWRDQTVYLTLPLRAAAQADVGRAEAPPDQLFRYRVRETEVDDASGSMQGAVLMEVGGMSTRLLPQSQPLDGLTRMPLARIVEARADRQVTLDEAFVPTALACQAAPRLATFLVELLGLLHQRGEALAARVSVGDRGGAAEIADFLLLQVVNRWQPLIAHWASAPLLHPQDLYAALVALAGELSTFTTPGKRPPAWPAYRHDALQPSFEPVIASLRGSLSAVLEQTALPIPVQARKFGVWVAMVPDAALFDSAAFVLAAKADVPAEELRRQLPLQAKIGPVEKIRDLVNLQLPGIAAMPMPVAPRQIPYHAGYLYFEFDKQSPLWRTLKGSGGIAFHFGSEFAGLDLQLWAIRS, encoded by the coding sequence ATGCACAACAACAAGGTCGTCTGGAGCGAGGGGCTGTTTCTGCGCCCCCAGCATCTGCAGCAGCAGGAGCGCTACCTGGAGCGCTACGTGGAGCTGCGCGCCGGCGGCCTGCATGCGCATGGCTGGGGCTTCTCCGAACTGGAGCTGGAAACCGACCTGCTGGCGATCGGCAAGCTCGGCATCCGCCGCGCGCGCGGCGTGTTTCCCGACGGCACACCGTTCGCGATGCCGGGCGACGATCCGCTACCGCCGGCGCTGGACGTGGAGCCGAACTGGCGCGACCAGACCGTGTACCTGACCCTGCCGCTGCGCGCGGCGGCGCAGGCCGACGTGGGCCGCGCCGAGGCGCCGCCGGACCAGCTGTTCCGCTACCGCGTGCGCGAGACCGAGGTCGACGACGCCTCCGGCAGCATGCAGGGCGCGGTGTTGATGGAAGTGGGCGGGATGAGCACGCGCCTGTTGCCGCAGTCGCAGCCGCTGGACGGGCTGACCCGGATGCCGCTGGCGCGCATCGTCGAAGCGCGCGCCGATCGCCAGGTGACGCTGGACGAGGCATTCGTGCCGACCGCGCTGGCCTGCCAGGCGGCGCCGCGGCTGGCCACGTTCCTGGTCGAATTGCTCGGCCTGCTGCACCAGCGCGGCGAAGCGCTGGCCGCGCGGGTGTCAGTGGGCGACCGCGGCGGTGCGGCGGAGATCGCCGATTTCCTGTTGCTGCAGGTGGTCAACCGCTGGCAGCCGCTGATCGCGCACTGGGCGTCGGCGCCGCTGCTGCATCCGCAGGACCTGTATGCGGCGCTGGTCGCGCTGGCCGGCGAACTGAGCACCTTCACCACCCCAGGCAAGCGCCCGCCGGCATGGCCGGCGTATCGCCACGATGCGCTGCAGCCGAGCTTCGAGCCGGTGATCGCCAGTCTGCGCGGCAGCCTCAGCGCGGTGCTCGAACAGACCGCGCTGCCGATCCCGGTACAGGCGCGCAAGTTCGGCGTGTGGGTGGCGATGGTGCCGGACGCGGCGCTGTTCGACAGCGCCGCGTTCGTGCTTGCGGCCAAGGCCGACGTGCCCGCCGAGGAGCTGCGCCGGCAATTGCCGCTGCAGGCCAAGATCGGCCCGGTGGAGAAGATCCGCGACCTGGTCAACCTGCAGCTGCCCGGCATCGCGGCGATGCCGATGCCGGTGGCGCCGCGGCAGATCCCGTACCACGCCGGCTATCTGTATTTCGAATTCGACAAGCAGTCGCCGCTGTGGCGCACGTTGAAGGGCTCCGGCGGCATCGCGTTCCACTTCGGCAGCGAGTTCGCCGGGCTGGACCTGCAGCTGTGGGCGATCCGGAGCTGA
- the tagH gene encoding type VI secretion system-associated FHA domain protein TagH has translation MAFAQRGGSIGRADDSDWVLAAPGVSRTHAVVRYLNGMYFIEDRSTNGMLLNGAALQRGDPAALGDGDRLQLDSFEIQVQLQAEAPAAPPPSAVTMPDDASDLTQVLPAMPPPHAAGAAPNADAFDFDFGLPELGAARPAGGAYDDALLGDLGVPGAAGELDPLRLLDPLPAEPAPPQRTHSWNHSDAGHDHFRVPAPPAAGTTRGFELPENWDLTTGDFAPAAVPAASAAAAPLALPSFAAQAAPSVPSTQMPDDVARIFEIVVDGVMEVLRARAEIKNTFRLPVTVIQRSENNPLKFAATPEDALQKLLAPPSPAFLSGVAAFDDAFDDIRCHQMAMLAGMRAAFESMLFHFSPDRLEQEVDASGKRLAFAGKGRYWERYRDNFQALAKDPDECFRRLFGDEFARAYEAQLARLKSARRAGKPPM, from the coding sequence ATGGCGTTCGCGCAGCGTGGCGGCAGCATCGGCCGCGCCGACGACAGCGACTGGGTGCTGGCCGCGCCCGGCGTGTCGCGCACGCATGCGGTGGTGCGCTATCTCAACGGCATGTATTTCATAGAGGACCGCAGCACCAACGGCATGCTGCTCAACGGCGCCGCGCTGCAACGCGGCGACCCGGCCGCGCTCGGCGACGGCGACCGCCTGCAGCTGGACAGCTTCGAGATCCAGGTGCAGCTGCAGGCCGAGGCGCCGGCGGCACCACCGCCGTCTGCGGTGACGATGCCGGACGATGCGTCGGACCTGACTCAGGTGCTGCCGGCGATGCCGCCGCCGCATGCGGCCGGCGCTGCGCCCAACGCCGACGCATTCGATTTCGACTTCGGCCTGCCGGAACTCGGCGCCGCCAGGCCCGCGGGCGGCGCCTACGACGATGCGCTGCTGGGCGATCTCGGCGTGCCGGGCGCGGCCGGCGAACTGGATCCGCTGCGCCTGCTCGATCCGCTGCCGGCGGAGCCTGCGCCGCCGCAGCGGACCCACAGCTGGAACCACAGCGACGCGGGCCACGACCATTTCCGTGTGCCCGCGCCGCCCGCAGCGGGCACGACGCGCGGCTTCGAATTGCCGGAAAACTGGGACCTGACCACTGGCGATTTCGCGCCGGCGGCGGTACCTGCGGCGAGCGCGGCGGCTGCGCCGCTGGCACTGCCGTCGTTCGCGGCGCAGGCCGCTCCATCCGTGCCGTCCACGCAGATGCCGGACGACGTGGCGCGGATCTTCGAGATCGTGGTCGATGGGGTGATGGAGGTGCTGCGCGCGCGCGCCGAGATCAAGAACACCTTCCGCCTGCCGGTGACGGTGATCCAGCGTTCGGAGAACAATCCGCTGAAGTTCGCCGCCACGCCCGAGGATGCGCTGCAGAAACTGCTGGCGCCGCCGAGCCCGGCGTTTCTGTCCGGCGTGGCCGCGTTCGACGATGCGTTCGACGACATCCGCTGCCACCAGATGGCGATGCTGGCGGGCATGCGCGCCGCGTTCGAATCGATGCTGTTCCACTTCAGCCCCGACCGGCTGGAGCAGGAGGTGGACGCCAGCGGCAAGCGCCTGGCGTTCGCCGGCAAGGGCCGCTACTGGGAGCGCTACCGCGACAACTTCCAGGCCCTGGCCAAGGATCCGGACGAATGCTTCCGCCGCCTGTTCGGCGACGAGTTCGCCCGCGCTTACGAGGCGCAGCTGGCGCGGCTGAAGTCGGCGCGGCGCGCGGGCAAGCCCCCCATGTAG
- a CDS encoding DUF6931 family protein, giving the protein MNAIEKACVDMELSAPARAQLDTAQPAQVAVRALLDGGQPQDALKLLARLLPKRYVVAWLCQCARGEALSPEDRAGAALAEKWVREPNEANRRAAFAFAQAGGYASLGAWLAAAVAWSGGSLAPPTQDTPVPPAEHLTARAAVAAINLLAAQQPAQFEARRHGYALHALELLAGGAAA; this is encoded by the coding sequence ATGAATGCGATCGAGAAGGCCTGCGTGGACATGGAGCTGTCGGCGCCGGCGCGCGCGCAGCTGGACACCGCGCAGCCGGCGCAGGTGGCGGTGCGCGCGCTGCTCGACGGCGGCCAGCCGCAGGACGCGCTGAAGCTGCTGGCGCGGCTGCTGCCCAAGCGCTACGTGGTCGCCTGGCTGTGCCAGTGCGCGCGCGGCGAAGCCCTGTCGCCGGAAGACCGCGCCGGCGCCGCACTGGCCGAGAAATGGGTGCGCGAGCCGAACGAGGCCAACCGCCGCGCCGCGTTCGCCTTCGCCCAGGCCGGCGGCTATGCCTCGCTGGGCGCGTGGCTGGCGGCGGCGGTGGCCTGGTCCGGCGGCAGCCTGGCGCCGCCGACCCAGGACACGCCGGTGCCGCCGGCCGAGCATCTGACCGCGCGCGCGGCGGTGGCGGCGATCAACCTGCTCGCCGCGCAGCAGCCGGCGCAGTTCGAGGCGCGGCGCCATGGCTATGCACTGCACGCGCTGGAGCTGCTGGCAGGCGGGGCGGCGGCATGA
- the tssI gene encoding type VI secretion system tip protein TssI/VgrG gives MPTPMMTLHSDLGDALLFWRMQATEALGELFEYRLTALSTQPRPDLRALLGTSMAVQLKAGEGHVRWYHGIVAHVAQTGFHVVDRLSYAVLDVTLVPKPWLLTQRRDCRIFTDLSVPDIVRAVLNGIGYGDVTLSLSGTYPKRDYCVQYREDDFNFISRLLEQEGIYYFFTHSHTTHTLVLADALGAHASSSGFETLPYVPPGQHANVMGATVSEWQLARSVHTSTHQLTDYDPLRPRASLAVDEEIGHGGDLHPVSGLTAFDYPGAHGQLADGKRYAQVRAEAHNVQRSRYRGDSDAVGLRVGALFSLKAFPRPEWNQEYLVIGAQTVLEAAGYASSEGGGAAPFACRFEAIESKLPFRSLARARQPSIAGLQTAVVTGSDTDEDIVVDQYGRIQVTFHWNTSARDGSKPSCPVRVASSWAGKGWGAMSLPRVGQEVVVSFLEGDPDRPLVIGSVYNADHMPPFALPDNKTQSGVRSRSAGGGTADFNEIRFEDKLGSEELFVHAQKDLREEVEHDHFATVDNDQTSTVKHDRKHKVDNDETLDVGNNATHAIGKKFKLSAGTEIELVTGASSIVMKSSGEIEIKGVTITVTGNNAVNVEGKVQVAIKGGATVDMGAGASVKVHSDAMLALEGGAMGTLKAPMLSLKADALHQIGGALIMIG, from the coding sequence ATGCCCACGCCGATGATGACGCTGCACTCCGACCTTGGCGATGCGCTGCTGTTCTGGCGCATGCAGGCGACGGAAGCGTTGGGTGAGCTGTTCGAGTACCGCCTGACCGCGCTCAGCACGCAGCCGCGTCCGGATCTGCGCGCGCTGCTCGGCACGTCGATGGCGGTGCAGCTGAAGGCGGGCGAGGGCCATGTGCGCTGGTATCACGGCATTGTCGCGCACGTCGCGCAGACCGGCTTCCATGTCGTCGACAGGCTCAGCTACGCAGTGCTGGACGTGACCCTGGTGCCCAAGCCGTGGCTGCTAACCCAACGCCGCGACTGCCGCATCTTCACCGACCTGAGCGTGCCGGACATCGTGCGCGCGGTACTCAACGGCATCGGCTACGGCGATGTGACCCTGAGCCTGAGCGGCACCTATCCCAAGCGCGACTATTGCGTGCAATACCGCGAGGACGATTTCAATTTCATCAGCCGCCTGCTCGAGCAGGAAGGCATCTATTACTTCTTCACCCATAGCCATACCACGCACACGCTGGTGCTGGCCGATGCGCTGGGCGCGCACGCCAGCAGCAGCGGCTTCGAGACGCTGCCGTATGTGCCGCCGGGCCAGCATGCCAACGTGATGGGCGCCACCGTCAGCGAATGGCAGCTGGCGCGCAGCGTGCATACCAGCACGCACCAGCTCACCGACTACGATCCGCTGCGTCCGCGCGCCTCGCTGGCGGTGGACGAGGAGATCGGCCATGGCGGCGACCTGCATCCGGTCAGCGGGCTGACCGCCTTCGACTACCCCGGCGCGCATGGCCAGCTCGCCGATGGCAAGCGCTACGCGCAGGTGCGCGCGGAGGCGCACAACGTGCAGCGTTCGCGCTATCGCGGCGACAGCGACGCGGTCGGCCTGCGCGTGGGCGCGCTGTTTTCGCTGAAGGCGTTCCCGCGCCCGGAATGGAACCAGGAATACCTGGTGATCGGCGCGCAGACCGTGCTGGAAGCGGCGGGTTATGCGTCCAGCGAAGGCGGCGGCGCGGCGCCGTTCGCGTGCCGCTTCGAGGCGATCGAGAGCAAGCTGCCGTTCCGCAGCCTGGCGCGTGCGCGGCAGCCGTCGATCGCCGGCCTGCAGACCGCGGTGGTGACCGGCAGCGACACCGACGAGGACATCGTGGTCGACCAGTACGGCCGCATCCAGGTCACCTTTCATTGGAACACGTCGGCGCGCGACGGCAGCAAGCCGTCGTGCCCGGTGCGGGTGGCCTCGTCGTGGGCGGGCAAGGGCTGGGGCGCGATGAGCCTGCCGCGGGTGGGGCAGGAAGTGGTGGTCAGCTTCCTGGAGGGCGACCCGGACCGCCCGCTGGTGATCGGCAGCGTCTACAACGCCGATCACATGCCGCCGTTCGCGCTGCCGGACAACAAGACCCAGAGCGGGGTGCGCAGCCGCAGCGCCGGCGGCGGCACCGCTGACTTCAACGAGATCCGTTTCGAAGACAAGCTCGGCAGCGAGGAGTTGTTCGTGCATGCGCAGAAGGACTTGCGCGAGGAAGTGGAGCACGACCACTTCGCCACCGTCGATAACGACCAGACCAGCACCGTCAAGCACGACCGCAAGCACAAGGTGGACAACGACGAGACCCTGGATGTCGGCAACAACGCCACCCATGCGATCGGCAAGAAGTTCAAGCTCAGCGCGGGCACGGAGATCGAACTGGTCACCGGGGCGTCGAGCATCGTGATGAAGAGCAGCGGCGAGATCGAGATCAAGGGCGTGACCATCACCGTCACCGGCAACAACGCGGTGAACGTGGAAGGCAAGGTGCAGGTCGCGATCAAGGGCGGGGCGACCGTGGACATGGGCGCCGGCGCCAGCGTCAAGGTGCATTCGGACGCGATGCTGGCGCTGGAGGGCGGGGCGATGGGCACGCTGAAAGCGCCGATGCTCAGCCTCAAGGCCGATGCGCTGCACCAGATCGGCGGCGCGCTGATCATGATCGGTTGA